From a single Rhodococcus qingshengii JCM 15477 genomic region:
- a CDS encoding BlaI/MecI/CopY family transcriptional regulator — translation MAGLGELERAVMDHLWSTSEPQTVRQVHEALATHRELAYTTVMTVLQRLAKKHLVIQQRDDRAHRYLPVNKREELVASLMVDALAQAPESGGRAAALVHFVGQVNADEADALREALAALEVRESAKKAAQPGISRPN, via the coding sequence ATGGCAGGTCTAGGTGAACTCGAACGCGCGGTGATGGATCATTTGTGGTCCACATCGGAACCGCAAACTGTGCGACAGGTGCATGAAGCACTCGCGACGCATCGCGAATTGGCGTACACGACGGTGATGACCGTTCTGCAGCGCCTGGCGAAGAAGCATCTGGTGATTCAGCAGCGTGACGATCGCGCACATCGCTATCTTCCCGTCAACAAGCGCGAAGAACTGGTCGCGAGTCTGATGGTCGACGCGCTGGCCCAGGCTCCGGAGTCCGGCGGTCGCGCTGCGGCGCTCGTCCACTTCGTGGGACAGGTCAATGCTGACGAAGCCGATGCTCTCCGCGAAGCGCTCGCTGCCCTCGAGGTGCGCGAGTCCGCGAAAAAGGCTGCGCAGCCCGGAATTTCTAGGCCGAACTGA
- a CDS encoding bifunctional lysylphosphatidylglycerol flippase/synthetase MprF, whose product MTIDSSPGTEESTSRARVVTQKAAGIIRFGIRDAPLTVVLLLTMWIVGAATGSLVHGPSRDLEHTIGAGMGSIQHGRIWTPLTSVLWAGNLLGYLGATVLLIAVAAPLERRMGTIKLAIAGASTQILGVLLGLGWASFAKVFDSSWGFRLHVGSAVGASAWIVGAAMAASSNMGTLWRRRIRVGTLALTITLALFSGQLQDVIRFFAAVVGLVIGQWIVGRSARGERIAGTQREGRVLVAIVVAASAIGPMIAALSPQAVGPLAVLRDLFRGVPWTVAEVRELCEESSSDPDCRRGLLELRLSGIGPTLLSLMPSIFVLVLSDGLRRGRRFAWIATVCAQVVLLVLSIGNFVIRFVDAVDSDSLFYGISDPNVYRTLVPFLTPLFVLILLIATRRYFDVAAPAKTYRRLGAAIVTLLAVLAVIYVGGGMLARHGFDREPTVTMLLADFPQRLVPPVYLQLIDPRLLPVDIESTLLFEWTGVVFWGVAAVLVFVSFLKPVKTADPKAAERARSMLIAGTGSPLSWMTTWKGNTYWFSADGSSYVAYRVIAGVALTTGDPVGPPDRMRTAIEEFAEFASSNGWIPCFYSVTDDARSITDSMGWSGLQVAEETVLDLGQVAFTGKRFQDVRTALNRAKKSGITAEWISFPHAPLTIKDQIVAISEEWVADKGMPEMGFTLGGLDEVDDEQVRCLIAVDEDRTVHGVTSWLPVYRDGKVVGWTLDFMRRRSEGFRPAMEFLIASAALKLEEEGVEFLSLSGAPLATIAGDSERNANEPEATTFSAMMDSVLDLLGRTLEPVYGFRSLLAFKSKFQPRYVPMHMTFADPAALPSIGNAVGRAYLPTVTIGQGFKLVRTILGR is encoded by the coding sequence ATGACGATCGACAGTTCGCCGGGCACCGAAGAATCGACATCACGGGCGCGGGTAGTCACGCAGAAAGCTGCCGGCATCATCCGTTTCGGCATTCGCGACGCACCGTTGACGGTCGTTCTACTTCTCACCATGTGGATCGTGGGTGCCGCAACCGGCAGCCTCGTTCACGGACCGTCCCGCGATCTCGAGCACACGATCGGTGCCGGAATGGGCTCGATCCAGCACGGCCGCATCTGGACTCCGCTCACGTCCGTGCTGTGGGCAGGAAACCTGCTCGGGTACCTCGGCGCGACCGTGCTCCTGATCGCAGTCGCCGCACCCCTCGAACGCCGAATGGGAACGATCAAGCTTGCGATCGCCGGCGCAAGCACTCAAATCTTGGGAGTCCTGCTCGGGCTCGGCTGGGCGTCGTTTGCGAAGGTGTTCGATTCCAGTTGGGGATTCCGCCTCCACGTGGGCTCCGCGGTCGGAGCCAGTGCATGGATCGTCGGCGCTGCGATGGCCGCCAGCTCGAACATGGGCACCCTGTGGCGCCGTCGCATTCGCGTCGGAACTTTGGCGTTGACGATCACTTTGGCCTTGTTCAGTGGTCAGCTGCAAGACGTCATCCGATTCTTTGCCGCTGTGGTGGGTTTGGTGATCGGTCAGTGGATCGTCGGACGATCGGCGCGCGGTGAGCGCATCGCCGGGACACAGCGAGAGGGTCGCGTCCTGGTCGCCATCGTCGTCGCGGCGAGTGCGATCGGCCCGATGATCGCCGCATTGTCCCCGCAGGCGGTCGGCCCACTCGCGGTCCTCCGTGACCTCTTCCGCGGAGTTCCCTGGACTGTCGCCGAGGTTCGAGAACTGTGCGAGGAGTCGTCGTCGGATCCGGACTGCCGACGAGGACTCCTCGAGCTCAGACTCTCCGGTATCGGCCCGACTCTGCTCTCGCTGATGCCGTCGATCTTCGTTCTCGTGTTGAGTGACGGGCTCCGTCGTGGCCGCAGATTCGCCTGGATTGCGACAGTGTGTGCTCAGGTAGTCCTACTCGTCCTCTCGATCGGGAACTTCGTCATCAGGTTCGTCGACGCCGTCGACAGTGACAGCTTGTTCTACGGAATCAGCGATCCGAACGTGTACCGAACTCTGGTGCCGTTCCTGACACCGCTCTTCGTACTGATCCTGCTGATCGCGACACGTCGATACTTCGACGTCGCGGCCCCGGCCAAGACATACCGACGTCTCGGTGCTGCGATCGTGACCTTGCTCGCGGTCCTCGCCGTGATCTACGTCGGCGGCGGAATGCTCGCCAGGCACGGGTTCGATCGCGAGCCCACCGTAACGATGTTGCTCGCGGACTTCCCTCAGCGCCTTGTACCGCCCGTGTACCTGCAGTTGATCGATCCGCGTCTGCTTCCCGTGGACATCGAGTCGACGTTGCTCTTCGAGTGGACCGGCGTCGTGTTCTGGGGCGTCGCCGCCGTGTTGGTGTTCGTGAGTTTCCTCAAGCCGGTCAAGACCGCCGATCCCAAAGCCGCCGAACGAGCGCGATCCATGTTGATCGCCGGTACCGGCAGCCCGTTGTCCTGGATGACGACGTGGAAGGGAAACACATACTGGTTCAGCGCGGACGGTTCGAGTTACGTCGCGTATCGCGTCATCGCCGGTGTTGCTCTCACAACCGGTGATCCGGTCGGTCCTCCAGATCGCATGCGCACGGCGATCGAGGAGTTTGCCGAGTTCGCTTCGTCGAACGGTTGGATTCCCTGCTTCTATTCAGTGACCGACGACGCCCGAAGCATCACTGATTCCATGGGCTGGAGCGGCCTGCAGGTCGCCGAGGAAACCGTGCTCGACCTCGGACAGGTCGCGTTCACAGGAAAGCGGTTCCAGGATGTGCGAACAGCACTGAACCGGGCGAAGAAGTCCGGGATCACGGCCGAGTGGATTTCCTTCCCTCATGCACCTCTCACGATCAAGGATCAGATAGTTGCGATCTCGGAGGAATGGGTGGCGGACAAGGGGATGCCCGAGATGGGATTCACCCTCGGCGGACTCGACGAGGTCGACGACGAACAAGTGCGGTGCCTGATCGCCGTCGACGAGGATCGCACCGTGCACGGTGTCACGTCGTGGCTACCGGTGTACCGCGACGGCAAAGTCGTCGGGTGGACACTCGACTTCATGAGGCGACGCTCCGAAGGATTCCGTCCCGCGATGGAGTTCCTCATCGCCTCCGCTGCACTGAAATTGGAGGAGGAGGGCGTCGAGTTCCTCAGTCTGTCCGGTGCACCGTTGGCAACAATCGCCGGTGATTCCGAGAGGAATGCGAACGAACCGGAGGCCACGACTTTCTCGGCGATGATGGACAGCGTGCTCGACCTACTCGGTCGCACCCTGGAACCGGTCTACGGATTTCGTTCGCTGTTGGCCTTCAAATCGAAGTTCCAGCCTCGGTACGTGCCGATGCACATGACCTTCGCCGATCCAGCCGCGTTGCCGAGCATCGGGAACGCGGTCGGACGGGCGTACCTGCCGACCGTGACGATCGGTCAAGGATTCAAACTTGTTCGGACGATTCTGGGTCGCTGA